A segment of the Symmachiella macrocystis genome:
TTCAGATGCAGTTTTTGTAACGACTCGGCCAATTCCTGGCCCACATCGATTTGTGCTTCCAACGGGCCGCCGCTGAGCAGCGAGGGGACCAATTCGGGATTGTTTTGCACGATGTAGGACGCCGTCTCGCAGGCGGCGTAGATCACGCTTTCGTCGAGCAGCGAAGCTTCGTACGGTTTTTCGGCGACATGTTTGCTCCAGGTTTCGGCCAAGAGTTCGATTTGCACGTGCGGCGGGACTTCACGAAGGAAGGGAACCTCCGTCAAAAAGCCTTGACTCTCCAGATCGATGTCGGGGAGTTGTCGCGACAATTCAATGAATTGCAGCGTCGCCACTCCTGACATACGAAAGGACAAGTAGCTCAGAACAGTCCGCGGCAGTTTTTGTTGATTGATGTGTAACATGCCTACTATCATCCCATAGCCAGGGAAGGACGGTCAAGCAATAAGTGGCCTCTTGAGCAATTTCAAGAAAACCGCTAGGTGACCGCCGCATTCCTTTTATCGAAGCGTTGAGGTTTGCCGAAACGGGTGGGATTGGCCAACGGGCAGAGGTGGATCACGGGGGGTGAAACTTTGGAAAAATCGACGCGCATCGATTTGCCAAACCGCCAACCATCAGTTCGCTTCTAACCCCAGTTCAGCCATCAACATCTGCATATCTTTCCACACTTCCTTCTTCATGGGCGGGTTGCGCAAGAGGTAGGAAGGATGATAGGTGCACAGCACCTTAGCGTCTCCATGTTCGTGAAAGGTGCCTCGCAACTTTCCAATCGCCACATCGCTTCCCAACAAATTTTGGGCAGCAACGGCGCCCCAGCAAACAATATATTCCGGATTGACGATGGCCAGTTGCCCGTCAAGGTATTCGCGGCAGTTACCGGCCTCCACCGGCGAGGGATTTCGATTTCCCGGCGGTCGGCATTTGAGGATGTTGCATATATAGACATCTTCCCGCTTTAACTGCGTGGCTTCGATGATCTTGTCCATCAACTGCCCGGCACGGCCGACAAAGGGGATACCTTGTTCGTCCTCGTCCGCTCCGGGAGCCTCGCCGATGAACAACACCCGGGCATTGGGATTGCCGACGCCAAACACGGTTTGATTGCGAGTCTCGGCCAACTCCTGGCAGCGCGTGCAACTGGCGACCGTGCTACAGAGTGTGGCGAGTTGTTCTTTTTGATCGCCCTTTTTCGGCGAAGCGGTACGTCGTGGCATAGTCGGTGTGGGCTTTGGCGTGGGCGGTGCTTGTGGGATCGATTCCGCCGGAACGGCGGTGGCCGAAGTAGGGGGCAGTCCCGTGACACCCGCGCGTTGCAGTCCGCGCAATTGCTGAAGCAGTATGCGTTTTAAAGCCTCGTCGCCTACGACTTCCATGACTGTCCTGCCCGTCGGCCAGTGTTTTACCGGGAACTTGCTTTGCACTGGCGGACAAGCCGCCGGTGGCACCCATTCTCAATGGGCTGTAAAAACGCCAACCCAGGCTACGGCTTGCCCACGTTATTGTTTTTTTCCGCCCACCACAAGCGCCACTTCGGACGGTTGTAGGAAAAATCTTCATCCGTCAAACTCTTCAGCGCCTCAAGCACAGCTCCGTTCCTTTGCGTCCGTTTGACTATTTGCGTTTTCTGGCGCATTTGTGCTCCAGGATCGTTGGGTGGGATCACCACGGCACCGTAGGGGAGTTGGCCGGTCATCATCTGTAATTCCACATCGGGGGGAAGACCGGACGTGAGCGGCGCCTGCCCGCCGTTTGCGGCAAAACCAATGGTATTGGCACCGTTGTCCGGCACGACCACGCGATAACGGTGCGTCGTCACTAAAGCATCGATCAACTGCGGGACAACTTGATCGTTGCCCAGCAAAGCCAAGGCAGTTGCCGAACGGCCAACGACCAGATTGAGTTCACTCTTGAGTCCGCGAACCAGCGCTGTAATCGCTGCATTGATTTGAGTTTCAGGAATCGCAGCGACCGCAACTTCACGGAGATTGGGCTGGCTATCAAAAATGGCCTGATACAAGAGCGCTTGCAAGGACTCAGCACTCTGCATGCGTCCCAGAATGCTGATGTATAGTTCGCGGAGCGCTGGGCGCGACTCATCGCGAAACCGTTTCGACAATGCAGGGATCGCCAACGAATCCGTGATTGCTGACAATTCCTGAAACGCCTGTTTTTGCTGCTCGGTCCGGTCACTGGTGATCCAAGCGTGCCACAGTTTGACTTTTTTATGCCACTTGCGTTCCCCGTCTTTCGCCAGTTGGTCCTGCTTGATTTGCTCCAGTTCCTGGGGAAAGACGTAGCGTCCGCGATACAAAACTTGTCCTTGCGATTTCATGTACTCTTCGCGGGACATCCATTCGCCGTCGTACTTCTGATGGCCCAGACTGCGGCGCGCGTGTTCATCTTGCGGATTCAATTCTACGATCCGCTTCAAATGTGTGCGACGCTGTCTAGTCAGCCGCTGGTTACGACACCACCGGGCGAGTTCCCAATGTCCATCGACCGTGTCGGGCGTCTTGCGCCGCTGGGTTTCGTATTCTTCTAGAATCAGCCGCCGCCGCTGGATTGATTCGATCTCCGACTTGGCGACAGTCACCAACGATCCGCCGAGGGTTTTGACGATGACGTCAGGACTTTTGGAATTGGCCGTGCGCGCGTTCTTCTGAATCAAACCGCGGATTTCTCCGCCATTCTTCAACGTAATCACGTCGGCGCGCGCTATGGCCGCACAGGACAAAAAGACGATGACGACGTTCAGCCAGCCGGTCCAACCATATCGAGGCTTCATGGTCTCGCTCATCACAACAAGAGTGCTCGAGGGACGCATTCCTTGCGTTGGATGAATTGTCGCGCGGATCTGGACAACCTTGGCTCATCCTGCCACTTCGCGGTGCAGCGGCCGGAGCGTTGTATTCACGACGCACGACCCCGCTTAACCACAAGTTTGGCAATTTCCACACAATCGTCAAGTGCGACACCGGTCCTGAAGGCCTTTCTAGCAGGCAAATCAGGACAACTTCCGGTTAACGCGGTTACGAAAAACCTACGGAATTGACTGTGGGAGTTCGAAATGGCTCGGTTGTTGGGCTTACGAAACTTCAAACCGGGAAATTGCGGCCAGTGTGCTATTTTCTCACAGGAAACTCTGGCTTTGGCGACGACAGCATGGCTAGAATAGATGAATTGGACAGTTAACGTAGTCTTACGGTATCAAGACTTCGGTCCGCTATGGTTTTTCGGTATTCGACCGACATGTTGGATGAATGCCGTGAACACTTCGCCGCTCTCACCGTTAATGACGCTACACTTGTGTTGCCCACCGCGTAGACAAATTTCGTCAAGCAATACAAAAACGAACGTATAAATGAAGTGCATTCAGCACTAAGACCAAGAAATGACGCCGGTAAAAATCGTCGGCGCTCAGGGAGAAGTCGCATGTCGGAGTTGAGGAAAGTCAGCCTACTCCTGCTGGGGATCTTGATTTGCACATCGCCGGCAATGGCACAATCCGGTTCGCGTGTCGGATCGGGATTGATTCGTCGGCGGATTTTGCAACAGCAGGGACTGACACGCGCTTGGTGGTCGCAGGCGGTGATGAATTATCGTCGCGACAAATTACGACACCTGACCAACGACGATAAAAACGTTTACGCTCAAAGTTCAAACGGAATCCTCTCGACATTCGATGCGGATTCGGGGCGGAAGAAATGGGCCACGCGAATTGGCAGTGTCGATGCTCCCGGAATGCCAGCCTCCTCGAATGATACCCATGTTTTCGTGTGGAGCGCGGCAACGCTGTTCATGCTGGATAAGGAATCGGGCAAAATTGTCAAGCAGATTGATCTGCCGGCACAACCCAGCACGAGCGCCCGCGCGAACGAAGAACAAATCTATTTGGGCTTCTTAGATGGCAGCATGTATGCCTTCGACATCAAGACGGGCATGGTCAATTGGCGGTACCATACGAGCAAGCGTATTGTGGTGCCCGCATTGCCACATTCGCACACGGTGCTATTCGCCAGCACCAACGGAATCTTGTATTCCGTAGATGCATTGACCCGCGATACCGTGTTTCAATTCGAATCGGACAGCCAAATTACCGCACCGATGGCGGTCTTCGAAGATCTCGTGCTGCTGGCGTCGGAAGACTACAAGCTATACGCCCTGAATATCAACAACGGCAGCCAAGGTTGGCGGTCGCCATTCCTTTCCGGTGAACGGATCAAGCAGGCTCCTGTCGTTATCAAAAACGAAGTCTACCTCGTTCCGGAACACCGCGGGCTGTATTGTCTTTCTGCCAAAACCGGTGACGAACATTGGTATGTGGAGGGAATTGAAAAACTGTTGTCGCTCAGTCCACGGATGGTCTACGCAGTCGATCGCCTCAACCGACTCGTCATACTCAACCGGGATACGGGAGCCAAGGTCGGTGGAATTCCGCTGGGACCGGCAACAGTCCATCTGACTAACGATTTCACCGACCGGATCTATGTGGCCACGTCGTCAGGCACGATTGCCTGTTTACGGGAAACGCCGCGGGACTTGCCGCACTTCCACAAGAATCCGGAAGAACAACCGCTGATGCCACAATTCGCTCCCGCCAACGCACAAGCAGCCGCCCCGGCAGCTGGGGATGCCCCGGCAACGGATGCTGATGCCAACGCTGCACCTTAAGTAGAGCACAGGTGTGAGGGAACAGGCCTGAGGGAGGGCGATGAGCGTCCTCATGCCTGCGTCAAGCTATGCCAATAGCTCGCGCACGACGCGGCCTTCGACATCGGTCAAACGCATGTCGCGGCCGCCGTGGAAATAGGTCAGCAACTCGTGATCCAGCCCCAACAAATGCAGGATCGTGGCGTGTAGGTCGTGAACGTGGACTTTGTTTTCCACAGCGGCAAAACCGAATTCGTCCGTAGCGCCGATCGTTTGCCCCCCCTTGATTCCACCACCGGCCATCCAGGCACTAAAGCCGCGGGGACTATGATCGCGGCCTTTGCCGTTTTGCGCCGTGGGGGTGCGGCCGAACTCCCCCGTCCAGACGACGAGCGTTTCGTCCAACAAGCCTTGCCGTTTCAGATCTTGCAATAACCCGGCGACCGGCCGATCGGTGTTGCGGCAGTGCTCTTCATGGTTCTTGTTGACGTTGCTGTGCGCGTCCCAGGTCTGTTCGGAATGCCCTCCGCCGGAATAGACCTGTACGAACCGCACACCGCGCTCCACCAAGCGCCGCGCCATCAAACAGCGTCTTCCGAATTTCTCTGTCTGTTTCTCATCCAAACCGTACAGCGACTGCGTCGCTGCTGATTCAGCGGACATGTCGACCGCTTCGGGGGCGTGTTGCTGCATGCGAAACGCCAATTCGTAGGAATCAATCCGCGATTGCAAATCCGACTCCCCCGGACGCTGTTGCTGGTGCCGTTGATTCAACATCCCGATTAAGTCGAGTTGGTCGCGCTGTCGTTGCTGAGAAAGTCCGATCGAGGAACGCAAATCGACAATCGGCGCGCCGGTCGTGCGGAACTGCGTTCCTTGGTAGGTCGCCGGCATATAGCCGCTACTCCAATTCGGCGGCCCGGTGATCGGTCCCCCGCGATGGTCGAGCAACACCACATAACCAGGCAGATTTTGGTTCGACGTTCCCAGTCCATAATTGATCCACGAACCGCAACTGGGATTGCCTTGCCGAACGAAGCCGGTGTTCATTTGCAACAAACCGCTGCCATGCGCAAAGCTGTCGGCGTACATCGAACGAATGACAGCGATATCGTCCACGCAATTCGCTACATGTGGAAACAGGTCGGAAACTGGGATACCCGATTCCCCCGCCGGGGTGAAGGTTCGCGTACTGCCGAGCAGTTTGCCGGGATTGCGGACTTTGAATAACGGATCATTATCGAGATTGGGCATCACCTCGCCGCTACGTTTGACGAGTTCCGGCTTGGGATCCCACAGGTCGACTTGGCTCGGCCCCCCATACATAAACAAGAAAATGACTGACTTTGCCCGCGCTGTAAAATGTGGCTGCTTGGCAGCCAACGGAGACGCAACAGGTCCTTCGCCGGCCATAGCGGGCGTATCAAAAAACCCGTCAGCGGACAACATGCCTGCCAGCGCCGTCCCGGCAAACCCACCACCAGCCTGCCACAGAAATTCCCGTCGCGTGCGTCCGCAGGGGGTCAATTTGTCCTGTTGTGAAAACATCAAAGTCCTAACGCCGTAGCAGGCCGTAACTACAGAAAGGTTTGACCACGAAAGAAACGCTCAATCAATATAAATGAATTCATTCAAATTATAGATCGCCAAACAGAACGCCTGCCAAGCTTGTTTGTCTGCTGCGGCGGCTGTCATGTTGGGAGATTCCATGAGGATTAATTTCTGTTGACGGTCTAAAAAGTCGAGAGTGGTGGCGAGTTCTGTTTCATCGGCGTTGCGGGATAAGGCCCATTGATACGCCTGCTGGACGCGGGCTGCGCGGTCCTCACCGGTCAGCCGCATGGCGAAATAGGCCGCTTGCCGATTTAGGAATTCGCTGTTGAGCAACGTGAGCGCCTGTGTCGGAATTGTGGAGCGGGAGCGTTGTTCACACGAGGCGGTCGTATCGGCTAGGTCGAACAATTCCAGTAGCGGCACCAACATGGCCCGCTTCATAAAAATATAAATGGCGCGTCGCGAAGCTTCGGACTCGTCTGATTTTCCCCACCCCAGTCCCGGCCGCGATTGGCCGGCAAGGACTTCTTCGGCGATCTTGGGATAGACGCTCGGCCCTCCCATTTTCAGGTTCAGTTGGCCGCTGACCGCTAAGACCGAATCACGCAGCGGTTCCGCCTCCAGTCGCCGCAGCGGAAACCGCCATAACCATTCGTTCTCCGGATCGGCCTCCGCCGCAGCGGCGCGGACCGTGCTGGATTGCGCATAGGTATTGCTCAACACGATCAGCCGGTGCAGTGATTTGAGGCTCCAACCGTTTTCGCGAAAGGTCTGCGCCAACCAGTCGAGCAATTCCGGATCCGACGGCGGCAGGCCCATGATGCCGAAATCATTTTCGTTGCGGGCCAACCCCTCACCGAAGTGCCCTTGCCAAACCCGATTTACCGCCACGCGGGCGACCAACGGGTTTTGGGGAGAGACCATCCACTTGGCCAGCGCCAAACGTCGCCCCGTCGTTGATCGCGATTTCTCGGGGGCCGGTATTTCGATGTTCACATCCCGGAGGACCGCGGGGAAACCGGGTTGGACTTCTCCGGCCGGTGTGGTGGGGTCGCCGCGACGAAACACGTGCGTCACCGGAATCGCATCGGTCGTTTCTTGCCAAATGTAGCCGCGGGGTGGCGCGGCAGGCGCAGCCGCTTCGATGGCTTTGATCGCTGCCCGAAACGCGTCGCGTTGTCGTTGCTCATACGGTGTGCGCGACGCTCGGATTTCCTTGTCCAATCGTCGTTGCGTCTTGCCCACGAGTCTTTTCTGTTGGCTCGTTCGTTTTTTGGAATCCGTTTGGTGAGCCTGCAGCGCAACGGCGGCGAGATCAGTTTTTCCTACGGCGAAGAATCGTGCGCGAACATGCTGGTCCAGGTCAGAGATTTGGTTCTGGAGAGTTTCCAACGCGTCCTGATGACGGCTCTCCGCTGCTGCGAATGCGGCGAGTTCTTGGGGAGTTCCGACGAGTACGTCGAGGTCGGCCCGTTTTTTCTGCGGCCGCTTGAGCGGTTCGAAGATCGCTAACATGCGGGCGTAGTCGATTTGCGAAATCGGTTCGAACTTGTGATTGTGACACCGCGCGCAACGCAGGGACATGCCTAAAAATGTGGAACTGACCGTCCCCAGCACGTCGTCGAGTTGGTCGTAACGGTCGACCTTGGGATCGGCCGGTTCATCGTCCCAGGTCCCCAGCCGCAAAAACGTGGTGGCAATCAACGTCTCGGCACTCACGTCGCGGACCTCGTCGCCGGCAAGTTGTTCGGTGAGGAATCGGTCGAACGGCTTATCGTCGTTGAGTGAGTCGATCACATAATCGCGATACCGCCATGCATTGGGCTTGTCGCCGTCGCGCTCGTAACCGTTGGTTTCGGCATACCGCACCAGGTCGAGCCACCGTCGGCCCCAACGGATCCCGTAACCAGGATCGGCCAACAAACGGTCAACCAATCGTTCGCGTTTGTCGGGAGCCGCATCATCAAGAAAGGCCTGCACCTCTTCGGGTGCGGGAGGCAAGCCGATCAGATCAAAATAGACCCGGCGGACCCACGTTCGGTCGTCAGCGGGGGGTGAAGGAGTGAGTCCCGCGTCGTGTAGTTTTTGCAGCACAAACGCATCGATCGGATTGTGAATCCAGGGGTCGTCCATTTCGGGCGGCGCGGGAAGTGTGATCGGTAGAAACGACCAATGCTCGTAATCAACGTCGCTCAGTTCGATGCGATACGCATCCAGATCCGCGTTCTCTACCGC
Coding sequences within it:
- a CDS encoding uracil-DNA glycosylase → MEVVGDEALKRILLQQLRGLQRAGVTGLPPTSATAVPAESIPQAPPTPKPTPTMPRRTASPKKGDQKEQLATLCSTVASCTRCQELAETRNQTVFGVGNPNARVLFIGEAPGADEDEQGIPFVGRAGQLMDKIIEATQLKREDVYICNILKCRPPGNRNPSPVEAGNCREYLDGQLAIVNPEYIVCWGAVAAQNLLGSDVAIGKLRGTFHEHGDAKVLCTYHPSYLLRNPPMKKEVWKDMQMLMAELGLEAN
- a CDS encoding HEAT repeat domain-containing protein, giving the protein MKPRYGWTGWLNVVIVFLSCAAIARADVITLKNGGEIRGLIQKNARTANSKSPDVIVKTLGGSLVTVAKSEIESIQRRRLILEEYETQRRKTPDTVDGHWELARWCRNQRLTRQRRTHLKRIVELNPQDEHARRSLGHQKYDGEWMSREEYMKSQGQVLYRGRYVFPQELEQIKQDQLAKDGERKWHKKVKLWHAWITSDRTEQQKQAFQELSAITDSLAIPALSKRFRDESRPALRELYISILGRMQSAESLQALLYQAIFDSQPNLREVAVAAIPETQINAAITALVRGLKSELNLVVGRSATALALLGNDQVVPQLIDALVTTHRYRVVVPDNGANTIGFAANGGQAPLTSGLPPDVELQMMTGQLPYGAVVIPPNDPGAQMRQKTQIVKRTQRNGAVLEALKSLTDEDFSYNRPKWRLWWAEKNNNVGKP
- a CDS encoding PQQ-binding-like beta-propeller repeat protein, producing the protein MSELRKVSLLLLGILICTSPAMAQSGSRVGSGLIRRRILQQQGLTRAWWSQAVMNYRRDKLRHLTNDDKNVYAQSSNGILSTFDADSGRKKWATRIGSVDAPGMPASSNDTHVFVWSAATLFMLDKESGKIVKQIDLPAQPSTSARANEEQIYLGFLDGSMYAFDIKTGMVNWRYHTSKRIVVPALPHSHTVLFASTNGILYSVDALTRDTVFQFESDSQITAPMAVFEDLVLLASEDYKLYALNINNGSQGWRSPFLSGERIKQAPVVIKNEVYLVPEHRGLYCLSAKTGDEHWYVEGIEKLLSLSPRMVYAVDRLNRLVILNRDTGAKVGGIPLGPATVHLTNDFTDRIYVATSSGTIACLRETPRDLPHFHKNPEEQPLMPQFAPANAQAAAPAAGDAPATDADANAAP
- a CDS encoding DUF1501 domain-containing protein; the encoded protein is MFSQQDKLTPCGRTRREFLWQAGGGFAGTALAGMLSADGFFDTPAMAGEGPVASPLAAKQPHFTARAKSVIFLFMYGGPSQVDLWDPKPELVKRSGEVMPNLDNDPLFKVRNPGKLLGSTRTFTPAGESGIPVSDLFPHVANCVDDIAVIRSMYADSFAHGSGLLQMNTGFVRQGNPSCGSWINYGLGTSNQNLPGYVVLLDHRGGPITGPPNWSSGYMPATYQGTQFRTTGAPIVDLRSSIGLSQQRQRDQLDLIGMLNQRHQQQRPGESDLQSRIDSYELAFRMQQHAPEAVDMSAESAATQSLYGLDEKQTEKFGRRCLMARRLVERGVRFVQVYSGGGHSEQTWDAHSNVNKNHEEHCRNTDRPVAGLLQDLKRQGLLDETLVVWTGEFGRTPTAQNGKGRDHSPRGFSAWMAGGGIKGGQTIGATDEFGFAAVENKVHVHDLHATILHLLGLDHELLTYFHGGRDMRLTDVEGRVVRELLA
- a CDS encoding DUF1549 and DUF1553 domain-containing protein; its protein translation is MRALSKHDRGFPRLWGLALSLLLCIFAWVAIDAGEPAVENADLDAYRIELSDVDYEHWSFLPITLPAPPEMDDPWIHNPIDAFVLQKLHDAGLTPSPPADDRTWVRRVYFDLIGLPPAPEEVQAFLDDAAPDKRERLVDRLLADPGYGIRWGRRWLDLVRYAETNGYERDGDKPNAWRYRDYVIDSLNDDKPFDRFLTEQLAGDEVRDVSAETLIATTFLRLGTWDDEPADPKVDRYDQLDDVLGTVSSTFLGMSLRCARCHNHKFEPISQIDYARMLAIFEPLKRPQKKRADLDVLVGTPQELAAFAAAESRHQDALETLQNQISDLDQHVRARFFAVGKTDLAAVALQAHQTDSKKRTSQQKRLVGKTQRRLDKEIRASRTPYEQRQRDAFRAAIKAIEAAAPAAPPRGYIWQETTDAIPVTHVFRRGDPTTPAGEVQPGFPAVLRDVNIEIPAPEKSRSTTGRRLALAKWMVSPQNPLVARVAVNRVWQGHFGEGLARNENDFGIMGLPPSDPELLDWLAQTFRENGWSLKSLHRLIVLSNTYAQSSTVRAAAAEADPENEWLWRFPLRRLEAEPLRDSVLAVSGQLNLKMGGPSVYPKIAEEVLAGQSRPGLGWGKSDESEASRRAIYIFMKRAMLVPLLELFDLADTTASCEQRSRSTIPTQALTLLNSEFLNRQAAYFAMRLTGEDRAARVQQAYQWALSRNADETELATTLDFLDRQQKLILMESPNMTAAAADKQAWQAFCLAIYNLNEFIYID